In the genome of Mastomys coucha isolate ucsf_1 unplaced genomic scaffold, UCSF_Mcou_1 pScaffold21, whole genome shotgun sequence, the window TCAAAGTGGAAGAAGCCGGCTCTCGGGAAGCTAATGAGGTTAAGTGCTCTGAGCAAGACAGCAGAGAGGTGGTGGCCGGCCCAGACTGGAGATGGACAGAGCTGTCCTGACGCAACCTGTGATCCCCTGTGATGAGCTGAAACCTAACACGGGGGTTCCCAGGCCTGCAGGGTCAGCAGGGTATAATGAGCTTCCTTTTCAAGCTCcagacattttccttttttggggggggggtgttgagaccgggtttttctgtatagccttggctgtcctggaactcactctgtagaccaggctggcctcaaactcagaaatccacctgcctctgcctcccaagtgctgggattaaaggcgtgcgctaccaccacccggcgacattttccttcttatttcttgtatttttacatttttatttgtgggtGTACATATGCCACATATGTACTCAGGCCCTTGGAAGTTTAAGGAACCTGTAACTCGAGCCTGACCTAGGTGCCAGGTACTGCAACAGTGCCTGGGAGAGCTTCAAGCTGTCCCTCCAGCcccttgttcttattttgtgagaCAGCATCTGACTGTGCTCACTTCCATGTCAGTTTCTCCCTATCTCTGGCTACTGAGGTCCTGCCTACGGCTAACCTCCACCTACCTCTCTACCATCTCTGATTGGCCCTCTGGCTGCTTCCTTCTCCCCCGTCTTTTCCCAGGCACAGCTGCCCTCTCTCTGCTATGAAACCCATTCCCCTGTCTCTAACCAATTCTTACTCCTGTCTCCTACCCACTGTCACCATCTATCCTCAGCCAGTCAGCcttgctgggagagagagagcagtgtggAGGCGTGACAGCCCTGGGAGAGGTAGGGTTGGATGGCCCAGGAATTCTCTAGAAGGTGGACATTTGGACGGCTAATGCAATGTTAGCATGGGTGCTTGCTTGAGCACGGTGTACTCCTCACCACTGCAATCCCAACTTCCCATGTTCAGTCCCTCCAGTGGCTTCAGTGTCCCTGGGGGCCTCAGGCTTTCATCCATATGCCACCCTCAATCTTCATAGAGGGCGAGgtaatttgtttcctttcattcctcccccacctcctcctcttcctccttttcttcttcttcttcttcttcttcttcttcttcttcttcttcttcttcttcttcttcttcttctttcttcttcttcttcttcttcttcttcttcttcttcttcttcttcttcttcttcttcttcttcttcttctccttctccttctccttctcctcctcctcctccttcttcttttcttcttcttttcttcttcttcttcttcttcttctccttctccttctccttctccttctccttctccttctccttctccttctccttctccttcttctcctcctccttctccttctccttcttctcctcttcctcctccttctccctcctctcctcctcctcctcctccaccacctgttcctcctcttcttcctctttcttctcttcctccttcccctcctacaAGACCAaaatctccctatgtagcccaggctgtcctcaaactggACACTGTCAGGCTTCAGTTCTTAGCATGCTCAAACTGGATGGGTGGGGTATACACATGATCCTTTATCTTAAATGTAGATAGATGACTGTCAGAAATCAGTGGATGTGGAGATGGTCTATGTTGACATCATTTGGAGATAGAATTCACATTCCAAATGATCCACCTAGTGATAGGTAGAGCTCATTGCTTTCCATAAATTCATGGAAATTAGGATCAATGTAAGATTTTTAatctgtttggtgtgtgtgtgtgtgtttcttcataaccctggctgtcctggaattcactatgtggaCTGGCCTactctggaattcacagagatctgcctgcctgcttctgcctccagagcactggggtTAAGCATGTGCAGCACTCACATCCCACCTAGGCAGGTAGAGGAATGACTCAAACCCACTCTATCACTTTCAAGAATGTAAAATTGGGTTGGGCATgattggcacacacctttgatcttatcactctcaaggccagcctggtctacattgtaggtttcaggacagctaagacTATGTAGAGATAGTCTTTTAAAagaccaagcaaacaaaaaccataaagtTATGATggagaaacacatttttatttgcttcgggttttgaaaaaaaaagtgtgtgtggggggaggttgACATAGGATTTCTGTGTATCTCAGGCtagtagcctcaaactcaaatatctaccggcctctgcctcctaagtgtatgccaccactgccgagCTTagattttgtaattttctttctgttttgggggtggggtatggGGTCCTCATACACCTCAAACTGGTCTGCATTCCCTGTGTAGCTGTGGATGACTTccaactcctgatctttctgcacTCACCTAATGCTGGGACTCCTGATGTGCACCGCTACACCCAgtttgagaattttcttttttgagacagggtctcaggatatagaccaggctggcctcctggcTTAGCCTTCACAGTGCAAGGGTGAAAGGCATGTGCTTCTTCTCACGCACAGGATCAGCACCCCTAACTTAGCAGGGTGTCTGGAGAGATACCTTGGGATTCTGCTGCCCCGAGATAACACCTTTTCAAggctgcccccccaccccacacccaccccaccctagCCAGATCCCCTGGCTGTTTTCATGATGGTGGCTATGTAGGTTGTATTCTTTAACTTTGAGAGGAATAGCatggtgtgtgctcacatgtgaaGTGTAACAAGATGGTAAGACACTCTGAAACATCTGGAGGAGTTCCCTAGGCCTGGGGTATCCCgccagggctgcagaggtggACGTGTATCTGAAGTCCGCTCACACAGCTCTTCTCAGATGGACAGAGTAGGCGAAGAAGGAGCCCTTCGTGGACCGAGCCCCAAAGTTAAGCAACTTGCTGAGGGGGCTGTGGGCTCATGGTAGCACCCACATCCTTTTGATCAAGTGCCCTTGTGCAGTGAATAACTCTGACTTTGGACCCCAGGCTAAACCAATTCCAGCATTCTCCTTCCCCTTGACTCATAGTGAGCCAAGTGGGCACACGGTGACACAACTCTAATCAAGGGGACAGAGGAGCTAGTTGGATGCTTGGAGAGGTATGGCTTTCACCAGACTGGCCTTTTGTCCTCTGTGTGCTGATGGTGAGGCctttgagaggcagagccagctgcttatgactccagttccaggaacccaacACCCAGGTCAGGCCTCTGAAGGtactgcacacacccacacatatatccataatttaaaaaatagaattttaacagACTATGAGAAGTTCCTAGGTCACCGAAGGCACCACCTTTAAAGGGGTTCACAGTTCTCAGCAGACTCCAGTCTGTTGGTGAAAGGCAGTTGCTACAAAAAGAGCAAGCCggcctcctctcctttctcagaCTTCCTATATGACTGCTGCCCTGTCACATGCTGCCCCACCATGGAAATGCTAATGACAAAAAGTTGACAAATGTAAGTTTGTCTCACCCATCAAAAGGACCCTAAAGTAAAGACGACAATGCACCTTTTCTTGCTGCCTCTGGAAGTGGCTGTCTGCGAGTGGCAGCTCTTCTGGCGCCATGTGACAGCTCTGCTGAGAAAAGGTGAAGGCTGGCAAGGAGTTTTCAGGAGCAGGGGCCATTGATGATGTCTGAACTGTTAATGAATGTTGGAGCTGGCGGTATCTAACATGTAAATAGGTTTTCTGAGCGTGTTAGTACTTCTCGTTGGCAGCCCAATGCTCACATCTTCCCAGTAGAAGGCTCTTCCTGGGATGTAACAAGTAACTTCTGCTGCCTTGAGGTAGAAGTGGGACCAAGGACAGGCTGGTGTTAGTGCTTAAGGAGTGGGGACAGATCTGCAGGAATGCCCACCCACTCCGGTAGGAAGGCTGCCTCTGGCTTAAAGATTTTGAGGAATGGAGAGTTCGGAAGGGTGTAGTTGGCTAGGTAGATGGTATCACCACCTGCCAGGTAGGCAGCCCAAATCCCAAAGGTTCCAATAGTCATGATGGTGTGGTTGCACTGGGTGAGGAGTGCGAAGTCTTTGGCTGGTGAGCCCTCAATACCGTTGCCTGCAAACACCACGTCCCCTCTGGAGGCGTTGATGTTCTCCCGGCACCAGGCCATACCGTTGCTTGTGACCACAAAAACTGGAGATGAATAGCGTGCTCGGAACCTGTCCAGGGCCTTTTCCAGGTAACCCCGGTCAGCCACCACGCCCTTCCACACCTTAGGCATGACACGCACATAGTCCCCTCGGCGCACATGAACACCCACAAAGGTACTCGGCTGGCTTCCATTCACCCGCAGACTTCGCAGGAAGGCCTGGGCCTCCTCACGCACGTGGTCGTGCAGGGTGAACTCCTTCAGGATCTCTGGGCGAAGGTGGTGGTAGAAGGTCCAGGAGCACGGGTACCCTGTGAAGCGCACATAGTGTCCGGGGATGTGGCGGTAGCGCTCCTCCATCCAGTCGTTGAGATGGTAATTCTGCCATGGGATCCTtctggctgtgtggctgtgcAACACCGGGAGGCTGATCCTGAAGATGGGGGCTAGAGTATTGTGCATGGATTCGGGGATGAAGGCAAGTCGACCGTTCATCCTGGCCAGTGCAAACAATGTAGCATATTCGCCCATCTGGTTCCCCAGGCGGCCAATGGAATTGATCGTGAACATGCCCTGCAGCTCGCCACTCAGCTGCTTCTCTGTGCTTGTGGTGTTTGGCGAGGACATTTGAATCGTCTGTAATTCCTTCTCTGACAGGAGTTGGAGCTTCACTATTCGTTGTTGGAGGTGGATGATGGTGGAAGTCACAAAGACAAAGATGAGGAAGTGGgccagagggaaggagaaaggtacCTGGGCGCTGGCCATGGCTGCCAGGAAAGAAAGCATGGGGTTACCAGGAGAGCAGCTAGGTGTGTGCTTGCAGCCATGTATGCATAAATACCTGCCAACCATTGGGCTAATCATCTGGATTGTGCCTCttggatgttttttgttttcttctggttttgtttgatACATGATTTCACACTATAGCTCCGTCTAGCCGGAAATTCAGTAGCCAATCTCTCTGCTTCGGTGTTTGGATTACAGAGTGGGGCAATATGCCCCATTTGATGTCCCTTTAAAGGGACAGTGTGCTTTAAATTCTCAAATGAGAAAtgatgacaacacacacacacacacacacacacacacacacacacacagcaacaacgACAAAATCGGGGCATTATGGGAGACATAGGAAGGGGAAGGGGCCCTCATTCCAGAGACCAAAGCCTCTCACAATCTCAGAAGAATCCCAGCACAATTAGTAAGCTGTGCTAAGAAGGCTGTCCATAGGTAGGAATactccttttatatatatatactttaggCTACGTAACAGTATACTAGGCTTAATGTATATGGCCATGGGCAGGCTTCATTCCACATTGCCTGAGGATGTCCCAGAGCATCTTCTGCTTTATCACACATCCCTCTTCTCCACTGGTTGATAGAGATAAATTAGTTCCATTTTGGCATAGTGCTACAGGGCTGTGATCCCAGCTACTGGCAAGGCTGAGGCCTGAGGACTAcaagtctacaaagtgagttccaggccaaccaatgctacaaagagaaactgtctcaaagaaacaatcaaaacaaaacaaaacaaaacaaaacaaaaaggtaacaaaatggctggggagatgacccagtgcttaaaagcacttgctacttttCAGAAGACTGGAGTTTAGTTTCTGGCACCCATATGTGGGAGTTCACAGCACCCTGTAATTCCAGTGTAAGGTCAGATGTTCTCCACTGGCCTTTGCAGACtctgcacaaacatgcatgcacacacatacaaatagatcttagaaaaaacaaaaaacaaaaccaatctgtATCCAGTGGGACACCTTCTATTTGAGGTCTACCTCTGAAGGCACACAGATTtgcatgaattcaaggccagcctggtctacataataagaaCCGGTCtcagaataaaacaacaaaaacaagcaaaacactacaaaacaaagtaagaaacTCTAAGTGGGCTTTGTTTGGACTCATATTGTCATGCGCCCTCACATCAGGTTCAGGAGCATCTCTACACCGAAGGCTATGTCTagggcagtgcttctcaacttccctaatgctgtgaccctttaatacagtttcgcATATTGTGGAGAACCCTCcgccacacatacatacaccataaaattatcttcattgctacttcacgactataattttgctcctgttatgaattgtaacataaataaatatctgtgttctctatggtctcaggtgacccctgtgaaaaggtcattagACCCCAAAGGAGTTGCCACACAAGGATTCTAGAGGAAGGTGAAGTTTGTCATCTGTAGCCAGGGTGGGACCAACGTGTATGCCAAGTATTAGTTAGGCTAAGTCCAAGTGAGACCAGCAACTACAGATCCAGACCTgagtgacagaagagaaaattttgGAGGGCTCAAGATCTTCAGGTTCCTCAAGATCTTCAGAAGGCTTACCACCTCCTCATCCTGGAGGACATGTGGTTGGGAACACTGAGCGTGTTCTGCTATCAGCCTCCAAAGGAAGCTTTGTGAACCTCTAGTCAAGAGACAAAAGTTTCTGGCTACCTTAGCCCAAGGCCTATAATCCTGACCACAGGCTTAGGCCCAGAGTCTCTGAGTCAAGAGGATCTTGGCATTAAATCAAGCAGCTTGTAAACAGATCAAAGCTTAGAGGCTGCAGGCTGTACAGGTGTGTAGTTACAAAGTCAACTCAGAGCTGTTAGCATAGAACTGCAGGCTGAAATACAGTCCTCCAGCAAGGCATACTTTTCTGCCCTCTcggcactcagaaggctgaggcagtagaATTACTGTGAGTTTGGAGCTAGTCTGAGCTGGGTGAGGTGCTTCAAAATAAATAGTTAGGGACTGCAGAcataactcagcagttaaagtGCTTGTTGAGCAAACGTGAACATTTGCATTtaaatctccagcacccacacaatagCTTGGTAGTGCAGGTGTCTGTGACCACAGTGCATCCCGTCTCTGTACTCCAACAGCTggtgcagagacagggagatattGGGGGGTTGCTTGCCAGTCTAGTCTAACCAGTGAGCtataggctcagtgagagaccttgtctcaaaattagaGAGAGGAGCTGACgagctggctcagcggttaagagcactagctgctcttgcagaggactcaggttcaattcccagatcagaaggctcacaaacacctgtaacaccagttctGGGAAATCTTGACACCCTCTGTCTatcctccatgggcacctgtacaaatgtggtgcacataaaaaacgttggccaggcggtggtggcgcatgcctttaatcccagcacttgggaggcagaggcaggtggatttctgagttcgaggctggcctggtctacagagtgagtttcaggacagccagggctaaacagggaaaccctgtctcaaaaaccaaaaaaagaaaaaaaacccaaaaaacaaacaaacaaacaaacaaacaaaacccgtAAGCAGGCACAGGCTCATGcacatagattaaaaataaaaataagttagcTCTAAgcaaatggctcagtgagtaatgaACCTGCAGCACATTCCTGAGTACCTCAATCCCAGCTCAGCACCATGGAGAAGCCTGGCAGCGGGAGGgagtctgtaatcctagcactggggtcTGGGTCAAAACAGGAACACCCCGAGCTTCTCAGTCAGCCAGTGTAACCtgatttcagagctctgggttcaatgaaAGACTCTTTCTCAAACTAAGGTAgaaaatgatagaggaagacactcgACATCGCATCAAAGACTATGatactgacctctggcctccacatacaaaGGTAAGTGCATgcagaggcatgcatgcatgtattggcACACACATtagcaaagacacacacatacaattacaagcaaacaaactcagGCCTGTTGACTCAACGCCTGGATATGAAATGCATGAGTCTAGAATGCGGCTCACCAGGGCTATTTGCAGGTGTCAAATCAAAACCCCTCTCCAGCCTTTCCAGTCCCCTAAGATTTACTGAAAGGCCTTCCTAGGTTGTGTCAACTTCCCAG includes:
- the Fut2 gene encoding galactoside 2-alpha-L-fucosyltransferase 2, with translation MASAQVPFSFPLAHFLIFVFVTSTIIHLQQRIVKLQLLSEKELQTIQMSSPNTTSTEKQLSGELQGMFTINSIGRLGNQMGEYATLFALARMNGRLAFIPESMHNTLAPIFRISLPVLHSHTARRIPWQNYHLNDWMEERYRHIPGHYVRFTGYPCSWTFYHHLRPEILKEFTLHDHVREEAQAFLRSLRVNGSQPSTFVGVHVRRGDYVRVMPKVWKGVVADRGYLEKALDRFRARYSSPVFVVTSNGMAWCRENINASRGDVVFAGNGIEGSPAKDFALLTQCNHTIMTIGTFGIWAAYLAGGDTIYLANYTLPNSPFLKIFKPEAAFLPEWVGIPADLSPLLKH